The genomic segment ATTATTCATAATCACAAATAAAATTGGGAGCTTGTATTCTTTTGCTGTTAGCATTTCCATGCCATGCATGAAAAAGCAACCGTCGCCGGTAATACAAACAACAGGGCGATTTGGTTCGGCTAAGATTGAACCAAAAGCAGCAGCAATCCCTTGACCCATTGCCCCAAAGTGAATATTAATATCAAACGTATCTATATCTTTTACCACCATGTAATGCACGACATAAGCCATAAATTCACCGACATCAATGGTATAGCGAGTCGTTTCAGGTAAAAAATCTTGTAACTTTAATAAAACATCTTGTGAAACAAACTCCCTATTAGATTGATAGACACTCTTTTCCGCAGTGACTCCATTGTCTTTTTTTGCTCCTAAGTCCTTCAAATATTCGTATATATGCAACAGGCTTAAATCAATGTCACCATGAATTGGTATATCAACAGAATATTTACGACCAAATACTGTACTATCATAGTCAAGCTGAATGACGACTCTGTCTTTCGTAAGGTTCTCATTCCAGTTGTTTGTTGCCGTCTCTCCCAAACTTGAACCGACAATTAACATAACCTTACGTTCATCTTCATTTATTAACTTAGAAGCAGACTCATGACCTGCAAAACCATACACTCCTGCATATAGGGGGTGATTATCCAGAATTACCCCTTTTGCTTGTGGTGTGACAATTATCGGCCATTGCAGCATTTCTGCTACTTCTAACAATAGCGACGATGAGTGTCTCGCTCCTTGCCCAGCAAAAATAAATCCCTTCTTACCACTAACCATTGCAATTGCGGCTTGCTTAATGGCCATCATATCCGGATAAATTGGTGTTCGGTTTGGGTACGGTGGTAGCGTAGCTAAATCGACTTGATGGAGCTGTACATCAATTGGCATCGCAATATGTACTGGCCCCGGCACACCACTTATTGCTATCTCCACTGCCTTTGCTACCTCAGTAAGGAGATTTTTTGAGTCGTTGACGGTAACGCTGTATTTCGTAATAGAGCGGAATATAGGTTCGGCATTAAGTTCTTGTGATGCATTCATTCCTACTGTTGATACAGGAACTGCTCCTGTTAAAAACAGTACAGGCAAATGTTCTCGCATCGCATTTGCACAGCCGCTGATTAAATTTGTTGCCCCAGGCCCACTACTAGCGATACAAACGCTTAACTCGTTACTATATTTCGCATAAGAGGCAGCCATGTAGGAAGCAGCTCCTTCGTGCTTTACGATAATAGGAGTCAACTCTTTCATATCATACAGCTCGTCAAAAAAAGCATTTACGGAACCTGCTGGGATTCCAAAAATGTATTTTACTCCGCCCCTTTTTAGAAAATGTAATACCGCACGTACCGCTTTCATAGTCGTCTCCTTAGTTTAAAAGTAATTCTTGGTCATCCTGCTCAAAGTACTTCTCCATAAAATCTTCAGCCTTAATTGGTGGGCTAAACATGAAGCCTTGCATTAAAAAGCAGCCTTTGGAAGAAAGGAATTTCATCTGGTCTTCTGTTTCTACACCTTCAGCGATGACATTTAGGCTTAAATTATCTGCTAAAGTAATAATTGTATTAGTGATTGCAGCATTCGCAAGATCCCCTACAACATCACTTACAAACGAACGATCAATCTTCAACGTATTGATTGGGAAGTTCTTTAAATACCCTAATGAAGAATAGCCTGTTCCAAAGTCATCAATTGAAATTTTAATTCCTAACTCACGGAGTTTCACCATTGTTTCTAATGTTGCATCAGTATTTTTAATGATTAGATTTTCAGTAAGCTCTAATTCTAAGAAACTCGGATCTAATTTTGTTTCAGCTAGTACGTCTTTAACTAATTCAATCAAATCCTGCTTCTCAAATTGACGAGCCGATAGATTAACAGAAACGACAATTGGCCCGAGACCTAGATCGTGCCATGATTTTACCTGTTTACAAGCATTTCTGAGAACCCATTCACCTATTGGGACTATTAAACCTGTTTCCTCTGCTACAGGAATAAAGTCAGCTGGCGAAACTACACCCATCGTCGGATGGTTCCAACGTAGTAAAGCTTCGACACCAATTAGCTTATTTGTTCTAGAATTGATTTGTGGTTGATAGTGTAAGACAAACTCATTATTTTCTAGTGCTTTGTGAAGTCCGTTTTCCACTTTTGCACTTCGTAAATTACTTTTTTCCATAGAGGCATTATAGAATTGAAAATTATTTCCTTGTAGTTCCTTCGATTTATACATGGCTGTATCAGCATTTTTGATTAAGGTATCAACATCTTCACCGTCCTCAGGAAAAACGCTAATACCTATACTCGGTTTAATAAATACTTCATTACCTTTTAGGTCGAAAGGTTGTGAGAATGCATTAATAATTTTTGAAGTAACAGCATTTACTTGCTCATTTTCGAGAATCGTAGGTAAGATGATCGTGAATTCATCTCCACCCTGTCTAGATACCGTGGCACCCTCTGGAACACATTTTGCTAGTGCAACGGCAACCTTTTGTAGTAAGTGATCACCATAACTGTGGCCGAGAGTATCATTAACTAACTTAAAGCGGTCTAAGTCAATAAATAATACAGCTAGCTTCTCTTGATGCAAGTTGGCATTTGTAATTGCTTGGCTTAAGCGATCTTTTAGCAATACACGGTTAGGTAAGCTTGTCAAACTATCATAGTACGCTTGAAATTTGATCTTTTCTTCCATTTGCTTTCGCACTGTAATGTCTTTGAAAATTACTACATATCCACTTAACTTGTCATCTTCCTTAATCGGAGATACCGCATACTCAACAGGAAAACGAGAACCATCTTTTCTAAAAAACTCTTCATTGGAGCCATAGTTGCTCAAATGATTATCAATATAATTAGCAAATTCAACTAAGTAATTCGTTTTATTTGTTTTTATACGATTAAAAATACTATGATATTTTTTCCCGATTAAATCGCCCTTATCTTCGTAACCTAACATTCTTGCTGCTGCAGGATTACAAAATGTAATCTCGCCTTCAATACCTAAACCAAAAATTCCTTCACCTGCTGAATGTAATATTAACTCTTTTTCTCTACTTAAACGCTGAAGTTCTTTTATTACCTTTTCTAGTTCTTTGTTTTTTAACGAAATCTCTGCCGTACGTTCTTCAATAATGATCTCTTGTTTTTCTCTAAATAGTAAATTAGACAAAGCTAAGGCTGTAGCATCAACGATTGATTGTGCTAGACGCATTTGTGCAGTTGTATAATAAGAATTGGCTTCATCTAGATTAACGACTGAAATGACTCCTAATACGGAACCCATGGCAACTAGTGGAATTCGGAATAAACTTTTTATTCCGAATGCTCGACATGCATCATGGTTAGGCCTCTCATCGGCAAAGACATCTGGAATAAAAATTGCTTTTTTCGTCTGCAACACTTCTTGATACAACGGATCTTTGTTATGATCAATTTTTAGTTCTGAATGTTTCTCTTTCCATTCGACTTCTGTCATTTTACTAGCTTTACTAAGTCTCGTTGGCTTAATTTTCTTTTCCGCAATTGGATCAAGAATAAGAGCACCTATATTCACATTATTTAGTACCTGCGATACATAATGAAAACACTTATCTAAAACTTCTTGCATCGTTGCAAGATGGGCAAAATCTCTTGTTACATCTAGCAACAACTGTTTCTCGTAAAGGAGATGTTCCTTATGTGTTAGATTATCAGCATTTGAAACAACAATTGCTGCTGTTTGAGCATACTTCTTGATAATTGCTTCTTCTCTACTTGTCAGGTCAGCTTCATAATCTGCCAAATAGATACATCCATACAGTTCCTGACTATATGTTATAGGAGTTATAAGAAGTGACTTTAGTTTGTATCTTTTTAAAATCTCAGAATCCTTACTAAGTAACGATTCATTTGTATCCACTATAGTATCCAACAGACTATCGTTAACTAGTTGTTCAACTAGTGTACCTAAACCTACTAGTTTCTTCTCCGCTGTCTTTTCTATAAAATTTTGAAATGTCCCATCTTGATGTCGTAAGATAATCCCTACTGCATGGCAGATTTTCACTTCGTCAGAAATAGCCATAACAACCTGTTCTAGTACTTCTTTTAACTCTATATTATCCGTCAACAATTTTGAAAGTCTCGAAAGGGGGGAATAGTTCATTTGATTGTAGGACATTGACTGTTTTCCTCCTAAACACATCCTAAAAATAGATATAGACTATTTCGACATTCTTCTATGTATTTCCTATTAAAACTGTAACTAGTAACCGTTTTTATTTTCCGAATATCAGAATTGTATTCGTATCTTAAAAATTATATCTAAAATTGTCATTTATTTCTATGATTTTATGTCATTTTTGAACGAATTACCCCTAACAGATCTAATTGTTCAAATAAAAAAGAGAGAGTAAAAATTAACTCTCTCTAGCGTATTAATGTGCTGGAAAAAACACCATTTGTATCGCGAATATAACTCCGAAAATATAAAGGATCGGATGAACCTCTTTTCCTTTTCCACTAACTAGTTTAATTAATGGATACGTAATGAAACCAATCGCAATTCCTGTAGCAATACTTGATGTTAGTGGCATTGTTAAAATTATTGCAAAGGATGGAAATGCATCATCGAATTCTTTCCACTTTATTTTAGCTAACCCTTCCATCATATAACAACCAACAATAATTAAGGCCGGTGCAGTAATTGCTGGAAGCGCAGAAATTGCTGACACTAATGGCGAAAAGAATAAGGCCACCAGAAATAAACCTGCAACAACTAGTGCTGTTAAACCAGAACGACCACCTGTTGCTACTCCTGCTGATGACTCAATATAGGCACTTGATGGGCTTGTCCCAAGAGTAGCCCCTACAGTTGTTGCTACAGCGTCAGCCGTTAATGCCGATTTAGCTTTTGTTAGTTTCCCATCCTTCATTAAGCCTGCCTGTTCTGCTACTCCAATCATCGTACCTGTTGTATCAAAAATCGTTACGAGTAAAAACGCAAAAACAACAGTGTATAATGCATTTGTAAATACTCCTGCAAGATCTAAATCGAAGAATACTATTGCTGGTGGTGTTGATACAATTCCATCAAATTCTAAAAAGCCTGCAAAGTAACCAACAATTGCAGTTGCTAGCATACCAATGAATAAAGCCCCTTTGACCTTACGAGCAATCAGAACGAATGTAATAAATAGTCCAAAAATCGTTAATGCAGTAAACGGTGCTCGTAGATCACCAATTGTGACTAGCGTCGCTGGACTTGCTACAACTATTCCAGACATTTGCAAACCTATAAATGCAATAAAAAGTCCAATTCCAGAGGTAATCCCATATTTTATGGAAGGTGGGATTGATTGAATAAGTAATTCACGAAACCTAGTAAACGTTAAAAGTAAAAATAAAATACCAGCCAGGAAAACCGTACCAAAAACAACCTGATAACTTACACCTTGTGTAATAACAACGCTTGTAAAATAGGCATTCATTCCCATACCAGGCGCGACAGCAATCGGAAAGTTAGCAGCAAACGCCATAATTAACGTCCCAATAACTGCAGCAAAAATAGTTGCAATAAACACTTGCTCAAATGGGACACCAGCCGCAGATAAAATCGCTGGATTGACCACGACAATATAAGCCATTGTTAAAAAAGTTGTTATTCCAGCAATTACCTCCGTCTTAACATTTGTCCCTAGTTCATTTAGTTTAAAAAAACGCTCCAACCAAAAGACCTCCTAAAAATAAATTCCTAGCAAATGAGTAGAATTTCCACCCCATTCGTAGTTAGGACTTTCCGGTCCCTAGTAGAAACTCTCAATCCATATCATTGAGAATATACGAACGAACATTACGCTAATTTATTGTTTTAAACAACATTTGTTATATTACACGGACATTAAATACGTGTCAATAATTTATTATTCGCATTTTCTTAAAGTACTATAAAAAAAAACAGAAGTATTTCTACTCCTGTTGTACATTTAATAAAACCTATAAATGTAAATGCACCTACCTCTTCTTTTCAACCCTATCCAATAAAACCGATACCTTACCTGCTTCCTCTTCAGTTATCTCTTGCTCACCGTACTTCATTTTACCGTACAAATCTGCTATTGGAGAATAGTCTATATCCTCTTTTCTACTAACAATCTGAACGATTTCATTCGGTGTTTCTGACTGTTTAAACTGATAGCCACGCTTTTGTTGTTCCGCAACAAATTCGCGAAAGACATACCTAACCTTTTCAGCGCTAGATAGCTCTTCCCAGTTAGGTTTACTTTGCAATAGTTTCCTAAACCTCTCTCTTGCCTGAGTTGTTTTCTTGTTGCCCCAAGTTGTAAAATCAACCAGACTTTCTTTTTCATCAATATATTGGTAGTCTCCATCATCTTCTCTAGGACGTAAGTGAAATACATTTGTTAAAAATTGTTGTAACCAACGGAAACTCTTTTTTAACCAGCTCACTATATTCTTCGCTGCATAGTAAAGGAGAACAATGCCTACTATGACAGCACCAACTGCCATAACTACAAATACTACTTTTTCAAGTAAAACCCAAAATCTTGCTGGCTCACTTGCTTCAAATGAAGACAATGGCCCCATCCCACCTGGTGGGATTGACATCTCACCTTCATCATCCGATCCAAAAAATGTCGTTAACCATAACAAGCCATTACCTAATAGAATAAATAGTTGCTGAACGAATGTCTGGACAATCTTAAAATTTGTTATTAGAGCAATGCTCGCCACCATTACGAAAATATAGAAGCGGTTTTTCCCCTTTATAGAGCTTGCCACAAATGGTTTTCTATTTTTAGAAAGCGTCGAATCTCGCAGTGAAAGGCTATTTGAGATAAATAAGGAAATTATGACCATAAGGACTCCTAGCCAGCTAATGATACTAAGATACTCATTTAGCGTTTCTAGTAACCGATAGAAAAAGTAACCAATAATATAAATTGGAAAACCAGTCTTCCATAATAAAGGGTACGGATTTAAATCCTCAAGATCCCGCTCGCCGTAGCCAACCCCTCGGTAAATACTTACCCAACTAACTAAAAACAGGAGCAAATAAGACACCCAGCCTTGGTTAAAGAAGAAGGTAAAACTAACCGCAATAACGGTAGTAATGACTACATACACCCATCTTTTTTGGGATTTCAGGATCGTCCTAAGCAAAAGACCTAAAAAAGCTAAAACTGGTAAACTACCTGCCCACAATAACGGTTGGGTAGAAAAATAGATACCTATGAAAAGTATAATTGGAAATATGATCATGTATTCAATCAAGCCAATAGTCCATCGTTTAGTTACACTATTTACCATGTTGTTCACCCGTTTCTTGTGCCAACAGCAACACCTCAACCTTACTTCCTTGAGTTTCAATCTGCTTGATCACTTCTTCTATAGCCGGTGACATGATTGCTGAGATCATAAGGATATCGGTATTATAAAGATTTTCGGCCTCTTCTTTTAAAAAGCGTGGGAAGTTCATGCTCCTGTCCATAGCCAACTTAGCCATATTCTCGTACAAATATGTAAGTTGGTCAGTACTATGGTGTGGTTCTATTCGAATAGCTTGTTTAATATCTGAGTTTGCTTGATCGACCAAATAGGAATTACACCCAAACCCTGTCCTTATCCCTCTTGAAAGAGTCAATGTAGCAATTGAGGCTGCATAGGATATCCCTGTTTCAATTAACTCAGGATTAAGGATAGGCATCCAAATATCCTCAGTCTCGTCGAAATTGAGATAAATCATTAAATGGTGGTCTGCTGTAAAATCTCGCTTACTAACCTGTAGCTGACCTGTCCTTGCAGTTGCGTTCCAGTTGACAGAATTTAAGGGGTCACCGTACGTATATTGACGTACACCAGCAGTGACAAAGGGATCTTGAATGATCCACCTTTTCACCAATAGATCCCCTAGCCAGCTATGAGAAGGCAAAGGTATTTCTTCTATTTCCACTAGCTCAGGATAAACGATAATCGTTGCTTTCGCATCGATGGCCTCGGCTTTTTCGTTAAAACCAACAATATCACCTAGAGTTAGCGATACTGTTTTCAATTGATAGTATCCTCTTTTTCTGCAAGCAACCATATGTCTACGCGTTACTTTCTCAAATGGAGATAAACTAAACAACGTACGATGATACTCCTCACTATCTTCTACTACTAGTTGGTCTTGCTTTTTAGTGAATTGCAGGTTACTGCTAACCTTTGATTCAAGCCGTAACCATGGTAATGGCAGCAATTTTCTATTTGAAACCTCATCAACCAACTCAAACAGTTCCCCAGGAAATACTGCCTCCTTGTTGAAATAGCGAGTATAGTTTACTTTCGTTAATCCCCACTTCGTGAAAATGAAGGATTGAACTAATATCATCAGGATTGTTACAACGATGAACCAGACCATGCTCATTTACAGTTGAAGACCTTTCATTAACTCTATCTCTGTTGGCACTGGTATCTCGTTTAAAATTTCATCCAAAATTTGATTTACCTGCACACCTTTTGTTTTTATCATTTGCTTAACAATAATTCGGTGTCCTAATACAGGCTTGACCATGGCTTTTACATCATCAGGAATAACATAATCTCTACCTTTTAAAACCGCGTACACTTGAACAGCTTTTAATAATGCTTGGCTACCCCTTGGACTAACTCCTAACTCAACCGTTGCCATAACCCTTGTTTTCTCAATAATATTCATCATATAGTAAAGCATTTCAACACTTACATGAACTTTTGAGTAAAGCTCTTGAACCGCTATTAACTCCTCTTTCTTCACAACAGCTTCTAACCTTTCTAACGGGTTATTTTCTTTAAAACGCTTTAGGAGGTTAATTCCTTCTTCCTTGCTTGGATAACCCAATTTGACCTTTAGTAGAAAGCGGTCAAGCTGCGCTTCTGGTAATGGGAAGGTACCTTGGTTTTCTACCGGGTTCTGGGTGGCAATCACCATAAAAGGTTTCTCTAAGACATGTGTTTCTCCGTCAATGGTTGTTTGTCTCTCTTCCATACACTCTAATAAGCTAGATTGTGTTCTAGGAGTTGCTCGATTTATCTCATCTGCTAAGACAACGTTTGAAAAAATAGCTCCCTGACGTAGTTGAAATTCACCTAGCTTCTGATTATAAAAATTAATACCAGTTACGTCGGTAGGGAGTAAGTCAGGTGTAAATTGGACACGATTAAACGTACAGTCTAATGACCTAGCTAGTGATTTTGCAAGCAACGTCTTTCCTGTACCCGGTACATCTTCTAAGAGGACATGCCCAGAAGCAATTAATCCAACTAGAAGGTGGTCAATTACTTCTTCCTTACCTATAATCACTCTCTGTATATTGTGTTTTACTCTTTCAGCGATTTCTTTTATATCATTTAGCTCCAACTATTTTTCACTCCTTACACCTTTTTTTTATCCTAATTATAGGGTTTGACGAAAAACTACTAATTCCTTTAGTAATTTTTAAAATAACTCTTAATCTTTGTAATAACTCTTTTTAATTAAAAAATGGTATGATTGTATTACTATCTATATTAAAAATCATAGAGAAAGGGGCATCTCGATGGGCGAGAAAATTAAAGTTCGAAATAATGTTAAGATTTTCGGAAACGGTACCCAATCGATGATTTTTGCACCAGGATTTGGCTGTGACCAGAGTGTCTGGAACTTAGTAGTTGAGGCTTTTAAAAATGATTTTAAAATTATTTTATTTGACCATGTAGGAGCAGGACGTTCCGATATTCAAGCGTATAATCAAGATCGCTATAGTACTCTTAATGGATACGCTCAGGATGTAGTAGAAATTTGTTCTGCCTTAGATATAAAAGATGCTATTTTTGTTGGGCATTCTGTAGGAGCAATGATAGGTTTATTAGCCTCTATACAAGAGCCAACATATTTTTCTCAACTTGTTATGGTTGGTCCCTCTCCTTATTATTTAAACGATCCACCTCACTACTTCGGGGGTTTTGAAAAAGAGGATCTTTTAGGATTAATTGATATGATGCAAAAAAATTACATAGGCTGGGCGACCTTTTTTGCAGCAACAGTCTTGAATAACACTGCGCAAGAAACAGTTATCAAAGAGTTAGAAAATCGTTTTTGCTCAACTGACCCGTTAATTGCACGTCAATTTGCAGAAACAACGTTTTTTTCAGATCACAGAAGTGACTTGCCGAAAGTTACTGTACCAACCCTTATCTTACAATGCTCTGAGGACATTATTGCACCAGATGCTGTTGGTGATTATTTAAATAAACATATTCCTAATAGTTTACTAGTTAAAATGGTGGCAACCGGACACTGCCCGCATTTAAGTCATCCAGAAGAAACCATCTCTATTTTACGAGAGTATTTAAATGTTACAGCAGAGGTAAGGTGAAGTATCCAATGGATCAAATACTTAATCATGCACCATGTGGTTTTCTATCTCTTTCAGAGGATGGCATAGTTAAAGATGTTAACCAAACCTTACTTACCCAACTAAATTATCAGGCTGATGAATTGCTGGGCCAACATCTAAATACAATTCTCACCGGCCCTACTCGACTTTTTACTCAGCTTTACTTTTTTCCATTATTAAAATTAGAAGGTCATGTTGAAGAGATGTATCTCTCCTTCCAATCTAGTAGTCTCACTGAAATACCAGTACTTATCAATGCCAACCAGAGGGTAGAAAATAGTATGAATTTCATTGATTGTGTCATTATTCCTATGCAAAAAAGGGATATGTATGAAAATGAATTGCTCGTCGCAAAAAAAGAGGCCGAGAAAGCTTTAGAAGAAAAACATAAAGCCCATGCTGAATTAGAGACTGCCCTAGCAAATTTGCAAACAAAGCAAGAAGAGTTACTAAAGCATAAAATTGCTACAATGAAAGAATTAGAATTAGCTAGAACGATTCAGGAAACCTCGTTAACTGATCCAATTAGTAACGAGCAACTGAAGATTGATGCCTACTACAAAGCATCAAGTGAGTTATCAGGCGATATCTATGGCTGCTACCAGTTGGACGAGTACCGCTATGGGATCATCATTCTTGACGTAATGGGACATGGGTTGTCATCTTCATTAATTACAATGTCCCTTCAGTCTCTCTTCCAACGGCTAATTTCTAAAGGAGACACCGCAGATGTGGTTATGAAGGAGTTAGATAACCACCTGCACAATCTATTTGGTAATAATGAAGATACTAGGCATTATTGCACAGCTATTTACCTGATGATCGATACAAAAAAGCAAGTAATATCTTATGTTAATGCAGGACACCCACCAGCAATCTGGCAAGCTAATGATGGGTCACAAACTCAGTTGCGCTCAACAACCTTACCAATTGGATCATTTGAGGGACTTACGTTTAAGGTAAATACAATCAACTACAGCAATGGTGGACGTCTCTTCCTATATACTGATGGAGTTTCTGAACTTTTTGGCCCTTCTTTTTTAACAAATTTCGTTTTAGAAAATAAGAATTTATCTCTAACCAGATGTAAGGAGAAAATGGTTTATTCACTTAATAACAGTAGTGAATTTAATTACCGTAAAAATGATGATCAGTGTTTTATTCTTGTTGATATAAAATAACCATACCCCCATGATGCTTCAAAGGAGCTCTCATGGGGATTTTTCATATATGACTCCGGAGAAAATTTACATTATTTCCCGAATAGAGTATGATTACTTTAACTATGTATATTTACAGTTTTTTAGACTCTTTAAGTACTGAAGTGGAGTGAACAATAGTGTCTGAGCTAGGTTTAAATCAATGTTCCCTCGAGACTCTCGAAGAAGAACTTCAACTGTATAAACGCTTAATCTCCAATCTTCCTTTTGAAGTTGATTATTTTGATGAGAAGACCAAGAAACGAATTCACAAAAAAAAGAACGAGGATTATTTTACTGTAACAACTGATCATGCAGAAGATAAGCTCGAGCCAACAATAAGCTTTCCTATGGATAGCTATTCGTTTAGAAATCTTGAAGCCTTCTTACAACCCTTATTTGACCTAGTTCCACATCATATTGTTTTTATTGATAATAAGGGTATTGTCACACTCTGTAACAAACAGACACTTGAAGATTTTCAGACCACTAGAGATGCTGTTTTGGGAAAACATATTAAACAACTTTTGCAAATCGACGAAGATCAAATTAAGCTCCTCGAAACCTTGAGAACAGAGAAAGAAATAGTTTGTGAAGAGGTACTCGACAAGAACTATGGTATTTGTAATACAAAAATTATTCGTGATCAAAATGGCGATCTTCTAAGGGTAGTCAGTTTATTTCACTTTTTAAATCCTCTGAAAGAAGCAGAGAAAATGAAAATGATTGGTCAAGTTTCTGCAAGTATTGCCCATGAAATCAGAAATCCTTTAACGACCGTTCGAGGATACCTTCAGTTATTGTCTCAAGAACAATTGCCATTTGCTGCAGAACTACTAAATGATTTATTAATTCCAGAACTCGATCGAGCAAATCGAATTATTAGTGACTTCTTAATGGTTTCTAAAAGTACTCCCGTAAAGAAAAATCCTGAAAGAATTTACAACTTTCTGACTCATTTTAAAAATCTGATGTATAGTGAAGCAGTAATGAAGGAAGTTGAGTTTAGCGTAAATATAAGTAACGAACTTACTGACACGATTTCGTTATTAAACCATAATGAGTTACTTCAAGTTTTCATTAATCTATTTAATAATGCTGTTGACTCAAGGGTTGATGGACGGCCATTATCCATTACACTAAATTGTAAAAAGGAAGATGGTAACATTGTCATTAATTTTAATGATAATGGGTGCGGTATGAGTGAAACTGTTTTAAGAGATATTTTTGATCCATTTTACTCAACGAAAGAAACTGGTACAGGTCTTGGGTTGTCCCTTTCAAGAAAAATTATTGAGCTACATTACGGGGCTATTACTGTTTCAAGTACGCTCAATAAAGGAACATCCTTTGTAATCACTTTGCCGATTACAAGATAATAAGAGGGTGTCCCAAAAGCATAGCTTTTGGGCACCTTTTTTTGCAAAAAAAAATAAGAGCTCGTCCTTTTTTTGGTATAATTAAGTCACCACAACCAAACTACCGAAAGGAACGATCTCTTATGTATATTAATTATAGCACTTCTGGTCAACTAGTTCTACCTATGGATATTGAGGTTCTTATTCCTAAACATCATCTATGTAGAATTGTTGATATAGCCGTTGAACAAATAAGTCCAAAACTCCTTTCTTCCCTTCATCCAGGTGGCGGTCGACCATCTTATCACCCAAGAATGATGTTAAAAATTATCCTATATGCCTACGCAAATCGAATGTATTCATCTCGACAAATCGCTAAGCAACTGGGAGAAAATATTTATTTCATGTGGCTTTCTGGCAACCAGAAGCCTGATTTCCGTACCATTAATCGCTTTCGCTCTACTCGGATGAAGGACATTATTTACCAAACATTCTTTGGTATTGTTGATCTACTCTGCAAAGAAGGGCTGGTTAAGCTAGAAGATTACTATTTTGACGGCACCAAAGTAGAGGC from the Anaerobacillus alkaliphilus genome contains:
- a CDS encoding DUF58 domain-containing protein, with product MSMVWFIVVTILMILVQSFIFTKWGLTKVNYTRYFNKEAVFPGELFELVDEVSNRKLLPLPWLRLESKVSSNLQFTKKQDQLVVEDSEEYHRTLFSLSPFEKVTRRHMVACRKRGYYQLKTVSLTLGDIVGFNEKAEAIDAKATIIVYPELVEIEEIPLPSHSWLGDLLVKRWIIQDPFVTAGVRQYTYGDPLNSVNWNATARTGQLQVSKRDFTADHHLMIYLNFDETEDIWMPILNPELIETGISYAASIATLTLSRGIRTGFGCNSYLVDQANSDIKQAIRIEPHHSTDQLTYLYENMAKLAMDRSMNFPRFLKEEAENLYNTDILMISAIMSPAIEEVIKQIETQGSKVEVLLLAQETGEQHGK
- a CDS encoding AAA family ATPase, with the translated sequence MELNDIKEIAERVKHNIQRVIIGKEEVIDHLLVGLIASGHVLLEDVPGTGKTLLAKSLARSLDCTFNRVQFTPDLLPTDVTGINFYNQKLGEFQLRQGAIFSNVVLADEINRATPRTQSSLLECMEERQTTIDGETHVLEKPFMVIATQNPVENQGTFPLPEAQLDRFLLKVKLGYPSKEEGINLLKRFKENNPLERLEAVVKKEELIAVQELYSKVHVSVEMLYYMMNIIEKTRVMATVELGVSPRGSQALLKAVQVYAVLKGRDYVIPDDVKAMVKPVLGHRIIVKQMIKTKGVQVNQILDEILNEIPVPTEIELMKGLQL
- a CDS encoding alpha/beta fold hydrolase, with the translated sequence MGEKIKVRNNVKIFGNGTQSMIFAPGFGCDQSVWNLVVEAFKNDFKIILFDHVGAGRSDIQAYNQDRYSTLNGYAQDVVEICSALDIKDAIFVGHSVGAMIGLLASIQEPTYFSQLVMVGPSPYYLNDPPHYFGGFEKEDLLGLIDMMQKNYIGWATFFAATVLNNTAQETVIKELENRFCSTDPLIARQFAETTFFSDHRSDLPKVTVPTLILQCSEDIIAPDAVGDYLNKHIPNSLLVKMVATGHCPHLSHPEETISILREYLNVTAEVR
- a CDS encoding SpoIIE family protein phosphatase, which produces MDQILNHAPCGFLSLSEDGIVKDVNQTLLTQLNYQADELLGQHLNTILTGPTRLFTQLYFFPLLKLEGHVEEMYLSFQSSSLTEIPVLINANQRVENSMNFIDCVIIPMQKRDMYENELLVAKKEAEKALEEKHKAHAELETALANLQTKQEELLKHKIATMKELELARTIQETSLTDPISNEQLKIDAYYKASSELSGDIYGCYQLDEYRYGIIILDVMGHGLSSSLITMSLQSLFQRLISKGDTADVVMKELDNHLHNLFGNNEDTRHYCTAIYLMIDTKKQVISYVNAGHPPAIWQANDGSQTQLRSTTLPIGSFEGLTFKVNTINYSNGGRLFLYTDGVSELFGPSFLTNFVLENKNLSLTRCKEKMVYSLNNSSEFNYRKNDDQCFILVDIK
- a CDS encoding two-component system sensor histidine kinase NtrB codes for the protein MSELGLNQCSLETLEEELQLYKRLISNLPFEVDYFDEKTKKRIHKKKNEDYFTVTTDHAEDKLEPTISFPMDSYSFRNLEAFLQPLFDLVPHHIVFIDNKGIVTLCNKQTLEDFQTTRDAVLGKHIKQLLQIDEDQIKLLETLRTEKEIVCEEVLDKNYGICNTKIIRDQNGDLLRVVSLFHFLNPLKEAEKMKMIGQVSASIAHEIRNPLTTVRGYLQLLSQEQLPFAAELLNDLLIPELDRANRIISDFLMVSKSTPVKKNPERIYNFLTHFKNLMYSEAVMKEVEFSVNISNELTDTISLLNHNELLQVFINLFNNAVDSRVDGRPLSITLNCKKEDGNIVINFNDNGCGMSETVLRDIFDPFYSTKETGTGLGLSLSRKIIELHYGAITVSSTLNKGTSFVITLPITR